The sequence below is a genomic window from Macadamia integrifolia cultivar HAES 741 chromosome 1, SCU_Mint_v3, whole genome shotgun sequence.
gaacctcaagaggtgaaggggaagttggatttctaatacttaaacctatcttcctgcaggtcatcaagtctgaaatcgaacgaacttcttcacttgatccgtcacagcaaagctgaacctcttgccttatactttgaaaaatatatcgccctgccctttctttattttcctgccttcttttatttctttcccaccaaatatggttgatagtgatgatcaagcccaacttccatggcttctttagctgaatcacttgagatttcctcttccaccactggaacaatgattgaatgcttggatgatttacccacaccactccaaaaaaatctaaaaaactcttccatattgatatggagaatgaacagtgtaaaaaaatatgaaccatactttcttcagcctttccacacaggttgcatctggatgggagataaacacctttttggcaaaccaggtcgtccgttgggattctaccatgcaccactctccatccaaaaatggagtatcttggaggaagattcttctgccaaatcaaagaagaccagttcaccttcaaggatttcactctaactgcctcccaagccgaccttgaggagaaataccctgaaggaactagcgaccacaccctgaaatcctccatctgcaaactcggaatgtcaatctttttaatctgtccaaaaatttcattaagcataggagatactacctcaggtagacgccattctccatttataataaactcccccacctttgctgacgtagatagagtatggtcactatccagcgaaagaagttccataatggattttggaccccaccatttatccttccagaaatttgcaagctgaccgttccctatgatccagcgctccttgtcatccacaaaggaccacattttcctgagacctgcaaaaatagtggatgtgttgcaatttttgaaggatctttcatccttctttaggaatcgagctctgagaaaggttaacgctgctgtcttctccgttttgatcctccaaatcaatttgcacagcattgctttattggaatctcgcagtctcctaaggcccagccctccctcatccttgggcttacacatagagtcccacttcactgtgacagccttaaccgtatctacatcacctgtccaaataaaatttcgcatccatttctccatcatcgccacaagagatgcaggccaccaataaacagagaaactatgagtcggcatccccgaaagcaccgatttaaccaattccaccctacctgccattgacaacaatttccctttccaacccgccagtctccccttaaccttgtccataatcggcaacaaagtatcttttttaatccttcccttgaagatttccacacctagataccttgtagggaaggtacacatgggaatgcctaaagtttcagatattcgatgcttcctggaaggtgatatttttcccaaaaaaagtttacttttttctaagctgatgccctgcccagaaaactcttggtactttagaagaaattctttaagagtcctcacatacctcatagaagcattggagaagatgaatatgtcatctgcaaatagaATATGGGCAGGAGTTTTGACACCGCGAGGCCCATGAATTGGCTTCAGTTGATTAATCTCGATCAGATGCTTTAAACCTCGCGATAGCACTTCCTCCGCaataataaaaagcatgggagatattgggtccccttgcctcagccctctttccacaccaaaatatccctgtggacctccattaatcaaaatcgatatcttagaggatatcaaaatttggttcagccatgttatccacttctctgtTAATCCAAAGCGCCGCAGCACCTGAAACATAAATGACCACGAAagagtatcatatgctttcttgatgtcaatttttaatcccagacctccccctctcatagaagcaaacatcatattagccagttctgaggccacactgatgttgtcatggattaactttcctttttgaaatgccccctgctcttcagatatcagcctagggagcaaattagcaagcctcattgccattattttggaaagaattttacaataaaaattccccatacacagtggccggaatttatcgatagaagatgctccctcctccttaggaataagtaccaaaaaattgttgttcacaccattgggcaattgactagtactaaagaaatacttaactgcattgcacacctctaactcgacaatattccagcatcttctaaagaaagctccagaaaatccatccggaccaggagagctatctgggtccaggtcccaaacagctcttttgatttcttccttcCCTGGTAAGACATCAAGCACATAGtgatcaccttgatgaagaaccATAGGTATAGATTCAAGAAGCTCCTCATGCTCCACTAAAGGCACAGCTTTGTAAAATTGCTCATATGACTGAACTGTATAATTCCCTATCTGGTCGTTACCTTCCACCAAAGTCCCATCAGGAGTTTTGAGGcttcttatagagtttctgagtcttctcattttaacagaaaaatgaaaaaacctagaattgcgatccccttgcttcatccatctaactttggctttttcggcccaaagtttttcatggttttccattgcttttatTAGAGAGGTCTTCGCATCCGCTTCTAACCCAAACAAATGATCATCCATGCCATTTATTTCAATAGTCTGTTGCACCTGCGCTAGCTTATCCTTGGCTTCCTCAAGGGCTTTATTGAAATTCGGGAAAGCCTCTCTCCCCCAATTACGGAGCACACCCTTCAGCCTTTTGAGTTTCAGCATGAGAACAAATATCGGATTCCCTGAGACCCACTCTTCCCATGATGTGGCAACTACCTGCTCAAAATCTCCATGTTCCATCCAGAACTTATGGAACCTAAAGGGGCAATTAACGGGCCGTTgagataaaattgaggtgaacaaTAATGGAGAATGATCCGAAGCAATTCTAGGGAGGACCCGTTGGCCACAATCCTGGAAAaagtcaatccattcttcattacaaaaacatcTGTCCAGAACCGCCGAAACATTACCACGACGTCTATTGTTAGACCAGGTGAATTTCCTCCCCGATGATGGCACTTGGGCCATCCCACAAGCATCCACCAGAGCACCAAACTCAGCAGCTGAACCCATACTAAAATtccctggcccccttttttcatgggagaacaaagtcgcattaaaatccccaattatagCCCAAGGGAGAAGAGGCTGGGGGAGATCAGCCACTAGCTTCAACCACAGATCCCTTCTTCCTATTCTAAAGCTGCtggcatgaatgaaagaaatctggaaccatttcgattcccacttaataataatcgaaatgtgctgctcagactcagagacaacagctggggtgttcaaatttctcttccataaaacccacaaattagagggtttcccaactctacaattgtaaatgaaagaactattgaatcccaatttattaaaaaataaatgtggaAAAGCACTTACCTCAATCATCGGCTCTGCTATACATATAATGTCCGGAGCTCTATCCTTAATAAAATGTCGTAAGGCATTCCTGCCTGCCGCCTTCTTAATTCCTCTGATGTTCCAAAAGAAAACCTTCATGATCAGTTACATGGAGGCAGAGTAGTGAGCAGCCTCATCATTCTGCTCTGTCTCAGAAACGTGCTTACCAAGTCTATCCGACCCTTCAACACGCTGCATGATCATAtctatttcttccacttccttatGATGAATAACTAATCGGCCTTCCACCAGGCACGATTGAGAAAGCTCAGTCAAATTATTCTCAGCCCCCTCCCAAACTTGGCCCCTGCCACTCTTTCCCCCTCTGCCACCCCTACCACCTGGTTTGTAGTTAATTTTGCGCCGTGGTCGTAAAGCACGCACCATATGAGAGTACTCCCTCTGTGTCTGAGATTCCCTGACCTGAATATCACCCTCCCTGTGATCGCTCTCCTCACCTGAGGCCTGCATTTCATTCTCAGACGGGTTAGAAGACCGGGTCGACCCAAGACCATCCACGTCCAAAATATTATCCACTCTCTGCCCAACACCCATCAGATCCACCCCAGCCTTAGCATTGTGAGGAATATTCTCAATTGGGAAATATTCTTCACCATTTAAGTCCACCACTAAATCTTGGCACTTAAGGTAACCCTCCGCGTTTGGCTCATTACAGATTTGGGAAGTATTCCCATTTGCTGCATCAACCATTCTGGTAGGAGACCGCATATTCCTTTCCTTTTGGGAAGGATTGTCATCCCTGCCAGCTTCCTGGCCGTCGCCGACCTTATGAGAAGGCTGCTCAACAGCAGTTTTCCCCACCGTTTTACCTCTGCATTGGTTCGCATGATGTCCCAGTTTTTTGCACGAGAAGCATCGAACCATATTGTCTTCGTAGACGATTCGCTGATTGAAGCAGTATATCGTCTCCTTTCCCGGTTGTCTTCGTTCCACTTGCATCTCCTCAACTCTAACGCCATTGAGCTCCATCTCAACTAGGACTCTTGCATAATTACCCATCGttgcttttaatgttttattgtcCAGGGCGACAGGCCTTCCTGCTACCTTTGCCATGGTCAATAGGAttctctcatgccaatactccatgggAAGCTCAGGGAATCGGATCCAAACGAGCTTAGTGTGAGAGTAATtatcattaatattaaattCTGGGCGCCATCTCTGAAAGCGAATCATTTGTCCCCCTACTTTGATCGGTCCTCTCCTCCATATtgaggccatatctccctccttctcaaaatgaaatagaataaaaccctTCCCTAGTGGAGAAAGGTTCACATTCCCCTTTAGCCTCCAACTCGCAACCACCTCGCGCCTTATATCATCCATAGATACAAACCTGAAGTTTACTTTGCCTATCAGCGCAAAGGAAAAAGTCTCCAGTTTCTCTTCATACGCTTCCTGTGGAATCACTACCCTCGTCAGAGATCCAACACGAATCGGATTTGGGAGATCCTCCACGTCAGGGAGAGTCTTCTTTGTCACCGTAGCATAAGATTTGCGGACTTTCCGATCCACAGGCTGTCCATCTTCATTatttctctcaccctctctctcctccccttgctcCACCGAAGTACCAGGCACCACATCAGGAGTGGAGGGACACGCAGGGCGCAAAAAGTCCGTGATCAATCGTTGTTTGCCTCTGTCCGGCAGCCGGCCATCGTTTCTTTCCCCTGTCAGGCAGGTCGCTCGATCTCCTTCACCCATCACAAGCCCCAGACAGATCTCCGAAAACCTCTCTTCCAGAGGATTCAATCTTCACCTGCCTACCATGAGACTCTCATAGCAACTCCTGAGATCTGTCGCTGTAAAGATTGCACAATGGAAAGCCTCCTTCGAACCAAGGGAGGAAGCGTGCTGGGCTTGTGTGAGAATCCAGAGTACCAAAGTCGTCTACTTCTTCCTTCTCAGAATCGTTTTCAAGCACAACCGAGGAAACCAGATGGTGTCCGAAGATTCGATCGAAACATTCAATGGAGATCTTCGTTCTAGTGAAGATCGAAGGAATGGTTCCTCAGCTCTGTCCTCTGTTCATCCTCCAAGGAGAGCACCTGCATCCACCAGACTAGAAGGGCCCAGTGCCGGCGACTGCAGCTTCTACCAGAGGAGATCTCGATCACGATCGCGGGGAAAGAGAGCTTTCACCTGAGAAATCGAGACCCGGTCGCCTACGATCACCTCTGATCCTCACGATCGCCTGAGAAAGAAATGGATCGAAGAGATGGTGGAACTGCGATCGCCTCTGCTCCTCACCAGTCCGAACTACGATCGCCTCTAATCCTCCAACTACGATCGCCTCTGATCCTCCAACTACGATCGCCTCTGATCTGCAACTACGATCGCCTCTGATCTGCAACTACGATCTGCAACTACGATCGCCTCACTATCGCCTCTGATCTGCAACTACGATCCACCTGATAAAtaaggagagagggagatgaTGACGTGATCTGCAACTACGATCTGCAACTACGATCTGCAACTACGATCGCCTCACGATCGCCTCTGATCTACAACTACGATCGCCCCGCTCTTCTCCTCTGATCTGCAACTACGTTTTGGAGCCTCTCAAACCTCTGATCTCCAACTACGATCGACTCACGAACCTCTGATCTGCAACTACGTTTTGGAGCCTCTTCTCCTCAGATACtatgttaaaaaaattaaatcttaaAAAATGC
It includes:
- the LOC122072726 gene encoding uncharacterized protein LOC122072726; this translates as MGEGDRATCLTGERNDGRLPDRGKQRLITDFLRPACPSTPDVVPGTSVEQGEEREGERNNEDGQPVDRKVRKSYATVTKKTLPDVEDLPNPIRVGSLTRVVIPQEAYEEKLETFSFALIGKVNFRFVSMDDIRREVVASWRLKGNVNLSPLGKGFILFHFEKEGDMASIWRRGPIKVGGQMIRFQRWRPEFNINDNYSHTKLVWIRFPELPMEYWHERILLTMAKVAGRPVALDNKTLKATMGNYARVLVEMELNGVRVEEMQVERRQPGKETIYCFNQRIVYEDNMVRCFSCKKLGHHANQCRGKTVGKTAVEQPSHKVGDGQEAGRDDNPSQKERNMRSPTRMVDAANGNTSQICNEPNAEGYLKCQDLVVDLNGEEYFPIENIPHNAKAGVDLMGVGQRVDNILDVDGLGSTRSSNPSENEMQASDTEGVLSYGACFTTTAQN